From the Cydia splendana chromosome 6, ilCydSple1.2, whole genome shotgun sequence genome, the window tgtgtgagctatttcttgctccgtagtcctgcgaggcggactacaacgtAGGATGGTGTGTGAGCTATAGCTTTCTAGGAGTGTGAATGTGGGGCTAGGGAAATTGGAAATTGGTGCAgagcgcaccagtattattattccactgtcataatttgaaaatgacagctgtcaaacgGTGCGATGCAGCTTACACACTAGGGAAATTGGTGCGgagcgcaccagtattattattacctgtcagttggtgcgacgtgcatgcccaccgcaccgctattaataataattatgtgcgatggaagcttacacactatcgataaatgcgccgcaccgcaccaaggtcgcggttcggtgcgatagtctgttactacttttttatgcatctctaaagccccccattcacactcctaccttgtagtccgcctcgcaggactacggCGTAGGATATAGCTCACACACCCTCCTACATTGTAGTACGCCTTGCAGGACTACGGAGCAAGAAATAGCTCACACACGGTACAGTTTTGCAGTCCATCACCAGTACTGCTTCGTTTCTCACAAGTGTCGGTCTACttactcttgaaaatgttacgtgcaattaaaaaaaaaagaaaatagctcttctgctatgtattttcttgttattggataaaaataaaaaagagtgtgggaaaagaaactgctaaaaattcgccagagagcgtcatatttcttaactattgataataattattgcaatgcctattcctccattgtttgttggagtgaTTGGGTGATTTCTGGTCCCAAAAACAGcgattttctttataaattgCAAAAAATGGCGCACTGTTGTCATACGTCAAACACGGTAGTCCGCAACGTAGGACGACAACCCACACACAATCCTACGCGGCGGACTTGCGGCGGACTACAGCGGTGGGCGGGGCTTGCAGGATTTGTAGGACCCAAGAGGCATCCTACTTGGGTTTGTAGCACGGCACGTAGTCCgcgacccccatacacaatcctacccaacgaggcggactactaggtaggagtgtgaatggggggcttaatagtggtaacagactatcgcaccgcaccaaggtcattgtgcgacgcacccataagtaagagcgagaaagcgatatctctttctaaaagtggtaacacactatcgcaccgcaccgcaccgcgaccttggtgcgtcgcaacctgagagcgagaaagagatatctctttctccctcttacttatgggtgcgtcccacaattaccttggtgcggtgcggtagtgtgttagctacttaacGCTTGAATTTTAAGCAAGAGCGATAGTCTATAGAAACAGACACAAACTATTAAAGAAGATACTACGTATGGGGCAGATAATAAAATTTCGATTCTCGCGTATATCTTTTGCGATACGTTGTCTCATTCTAACTTATCGCTCTATTTCACTAGTTTTTGCTGATAAATCGaaaaggtctgtggagccctttaCATTGACGGTCTATAGGGGACTTAAAACTTTATCTTGCCTGTGGTTTGCATTTGCCGGCTCATTATGTGTTCTGTGGTCCGTACCAGCTTCCGCCGCTTGTTCCCGACTCGATTGAGTTCGTAATCGTACTGTTGTTGTTATGCTAGATTGAATTAcaagaaaacaaaagaaaatgtGGTGTTTAATATCTCAGATTGATTCTAGAGTGATATATATTGTAGTTGAAGGCAACAATGTAACAGTAGGCAGAACTTTGGATTCTCAATGTGGAAGTTTTGCAGTTATTGAAGACGCCTCGATAAGTAGAAAACATGCATGTCTCTCAATAGTTCAGGACAATTTATACTTACAAGACTTGGGTTCCCGGTACGGGACCTTCTTGAATCAAACCAGTGAAAGATTAGGAGTAACTTCCAAGGTGCAGATTAAGCACAACGATGTAGTAAGATTTGGAAAACTCAATAGTGTTTGGACAGTTCAGGAAATCAAACATGTGACGTGCACCTCAACTTTGAAGGGAGAGAATCTTCATAATTTAAGAATAGTGCTTGACAAAATAGGCGCTTCATTAAAGAGTGATTGGGATGACACATGTACATATCTAACTATGCCAGCTATAACATTAACAATTAAAGTTGTTCTAGCATTGGCACAGGGCTCCTATATAGTTACACCTCAATTTTGGAATGATGTCTTACATGCTGTTACAGTTAGCACAACATTGCCAAACCCAAAAAACTTCACCCCGCAAGTCATAGAGTCAACTATCAACAAAGAAGATGTTATGTTTCTTCCTGATGAAAGAAGGAGCAAATTATTCACTGGCAAAACATTCATTTTCTTTTCAAGAAGACAACTCGAAATGTATAAACAGGTTTTACTTAAGAGCTCTGCTACTCCCTTATTATTGAGTGAATCCAAGATGACCAAGTCTATGCTTGTCAGCCCTGATGTTGTTGTAATTCAATACAACATTGGTAACACCTCCCAAGAATCACAAGCACAAAGAAATATGTTAAATGATATCATTAACTATCTCAACAGCAAAGGTAAAAGGGCTGTTGCTGACGCAGAAATTGGCCTGGCCATATTGTATTGTTCGACCGAGAAATATTGCAATCCAGAGTTTAGCTTCACTTCTGAAGTCTTTAGGCAGCCAACAACTTCTAACAATAAAAAGATGGAAATTCTTGCACAAGACACACAGGAAACGCAAAGATTGCAGTGCAAGAAAGAAAATGTCATGATAAATGAAAGTTTAACACCAAAACACAGCAGTTTTAACACATCTACTGTGGTTAACACTGACAATGTTAGTGCCAAAAGAAAATTAACTGAAGATATCTCTGATAATGTaatgaatttaaataaaaaggtgGCCACTACCCCTATGCACCAGTCAATGAATGCTGATGGTGCTAAAAGAAAGTTGACCGATGAGGAAGCACAAGGTAATCAGAATAAGAAAATGGCATTAGACACTAGTGAATCTAATGATGATGCCTTCAATTTTATCAATCCAACAACTAATTCGGAAAAGTCTACTAAGGAAACTGAGAAAAAACTTAATTTCTTCAAACCGGCCAGAAAAAATGTAGACACTGctgaaaatgatgatgatttattcAACTTTGTTCAGGATACAACTAAAAGTTCTAATTCCAAGCAACtgtctataaaaaaaatgtttgaaacAAGAACTCAAACCAGTAAAGAGACACCTCAAGGGAACTCTTCAACTGTACAAAACACCAATGCTCTAAAGAAAGAGGAATCTGATGAGGAAGAACTGCACAGTCGAATGAGTGACTTAGATCTAGGGTCCACTATAGTAAAGGTCAGACGGGACTTGATAGTCAAGAAAGAATTACTGAAAATTGAGGACTATACTGACCAAGGAAAGAATTTCAAAAAGTTCAAGAAAGTGTGGCCTATTAAAATGCAGGTTACAATCATACCTAAATCATCAATGAGCATTATTAAACCTGAAGGTTTTGATGTCAATGAAATAAGTAGTTTGACTACAAGTGATACTGAATGACCTCTTACATTGTTCTGCAATAAATACTGAAAGAACAATTCAATTTGTGATTTAAAGATTTAAGATAAGTATCTTCCAAGAATTTAGTATTAAGTTTTGTTACTGTACTAACTGTACTATTATgttcaaaattaaaaaccaattaaagatgaatgttttattaatttaaacaagaacTAGTCTGAATCTTCTGCCGGTTCCTCTTTTTCTCCCTCCTCATCTTCCTCCATTTCTTCTACATCCTCTGCTTCTTCTTCTGTGTCACTGTAAATATAAACCCTTTGTTagataggtactaaaataatttaaccTAATCACCCAATGGAAAAGATTTCATTTaagctttatatatttttatcacaCAACTGCTTATTTTCTTTTGGCTGGATATATGGTTTTCCATCACATTGtgatcttcatcatcatcatcatcatttcagcctatatacgtcccactgctgggcacaggcctcctctcatacgcgagagggcttgggctaaagtccccacgctagcccaatgcggattggagacttcacatactcctttgaatttcttcgcagatgtatgcaggtttcctcacgatgttttccttcaccgaaaagctagtggtaaatatcaaatgatatttcgtacataagttccgaaaaactcattggtacgagccaggatttgaacccgcgacctccggattgaaagtctgacgtcatatccactcggctaccagCGCTCATTATTGTGATCTTAcaagtataataatttaaaagtcaaaaGTATTCTAATCAAACTAAAATCACTACAAGGCTCTCTTATCTCAGtatttcaacctactactttGTAATTAATAACCTAGGTGCACTCATGCTAAGCCTTAGTAAAATAaccttttcacatcacctattcgaaaaaggtctttttcttccccgctaggagggatcaaagtggcacttttcttcactgctaggagggatcaaagttgtacttttctgttctaggacacattttttttttcatttctacatacaattttttttagcttaaatagtgatacatgataatttcctcatttatttatttttttattttcctcatagttgatgtgaaaagcagtatgtgtcacacggtatcaaaattatttcgtcttgggcgttaacacttgaatccctcattacgctcaggattctactttagaaccCCTTGtaattcaatgtacgcccttgacggaaatatattattttgatcccttgtaacacaaactactattaatttttaatacttatatCAGACAGTAATatactatattttttaatcagGTATTAAATTCACatagatttaaaaataaataatattttgtgtAAATATTAGTAGGCAACATTaccttgtattttttttgtttatctgTTCTCTTCTGACTTTAACTGTGCCGTCTGGAGCCACTCGCACAACACCATCATGAAGTGTTGTCAACTCATCTTCCAATATGGAGAAGTTTTTGGGCTTCTTCTGTTTCAGCTTTGGAGTATTCACTGCATTTGATGACCCTAGAAGAATAatcattaataatataaatattataagaattATTTTCTTGTAACTAATCAATTATAttttactacaaaaaaaaaatattcctttaCCAAAGAAAGACGAAAGTTTGTAACTTCGGTTCATAACTAAGAAAATGTCGAGTTGCATGTCTTGCCCTACTGGGATTAAACAAACTTGACTGAAAATTTTCTTACTTTCTAAGTAGAACTTTCTTTTAATGGAATACCTCTCAAACCCTCAAAAAAGACAGAACATCTGATTATGGCTAAAACTTACAACTTAAAAGCCGATTGCAGATAaaaggaagaaaaaaaaaactttctagAACTAGAAAGTATTACTTACTCAGGGAAAGATAAAGTGGAAGAGACATTGATGTTGGCAATTTAATATTAATGGCTCTGATATTAGGTTCTCCTCCAGGGTATCTAACTTTCAACTGATCCACCAAGGacaatatattttcctttaaagCTTTTTGCGACATTCCTGTATGGCCTATATTAACTACTGAGGTAGTCCCTTCAGGCAGCCGCAGCATTACAGTGCGCAGACCAACATCAATTTGTTTCTTGAGATCTCGCTTCTCATTTATTCTCACAGGAATCAACATGTTGTGTTTCTTGAAAAACATTTTCCCGAGCATATGAGAGACATGACTTTGAACTCTTGTGTCCACCATAATGAAGTCATGCTGGGTCATCAATCTTCTTTTGAGTTCAAACTGGTCATATTCCACTTTTAGTTGTCTCACAGGCAGCACTGTTTTAACCTGGAAATGATATTGTTTACCGTGGGTTACATAGTATAACATAATTCCCATTTTGGCTAGTTCTTGAAAAAAGTAAAGTCAGTGTGAGTGTGTGAAGAATGTTTCAAGAAAGATGAGGTTTCTTTTATTTCATGGggtgaagaagaaaataaacagagacaataaagaatatttacttacttactttaaaatactttttcCAAAACTTTTCACCTTGGGTATATATATGGTTATTTGAAAGAGACTACTTCTTAGTTACATTACACATACACAATGGACTACAGTTTAAACTCTTAAACTTGGTTATTTATCATTATACAATAGTTATTAGTAAGACTAACTTTATTAGAAGTGAAGACTTCTACATTGATTGGTTTCTCAAAATGTCACATTAATTACCCCCCCCTACTTAGCCCCATTCCCAtgggcgcttttacaacgcgcgttaaaaaacgTTTGAATGACACAGATGGAAACATgtttatttattcacacgacagcggtggcgctttttatcaggCATTGTTGGAGttggggaggggggggggggggggggtaattAATGTGACATTTTGAGAAACCAATCAATGTAGAAGTCTTCACTTCTAATAAATAATCATaaaaatctacaataaataaattatcaaataaTTTTGGCCACATACTTGTGTAATTCCAGCTTGCCTTAGGATCTCTTCCCAGTGATCAACTGTAGGTTCATGGTCTATCTTCCTGCCTTTCTTGAGGTCTGGTGTGATCAAACAAACTTCTCCCGTTGAAGCTGCAGTACTGTGTGGGAGTACCCTAGAAAAGGAAGATTATTAAAAACTTGCCTTAGAATATGTTAAGGAATAAATGTGCAGTTTGCAGACAGAAAGTACCACTTGGTATGGACCACACAACTTGGTACCTATAGTATCTGTGGCCAGAAAATGTATAATATGTTTTCATTCACATCATCAATTAGAATTTCCTGGCCAGAAAGACGCACAACAGTCTCTTCACACTCAAAATGTACAACAATGCACACTTTAAAAAATCTTACTACCAAAGTGAATATCAAATgctgaaataataataacttacaGTTTTATATTCGCAGAAGTGTTCTGGATCTTCATGCAATGTATTTCCGCAAAAATTACAGTCTCATCTTCCAGCAGAGTATTTTTATTCTTGTGGTTCTCAGATAATTGCTGAAGAGCAGAGAGGCACTTGACCACAAGCTCTTCTGTAATATATTTTGAAGGCATGACATATTTGCTTTTCTTACTACTTTTTACTGCTTCTGATGCTTTGACTGGAGTTACTGCTTTTACAATATCCTTAACATTTtctttcaatattttcttgGCCGGTTTCTTAACTACTTCTGTGGCCTTTTTCTTTTCTATTTTGGTAGGTTTTTGTATCTTATCTCGCTTAGCTTTTTTCACAGAAGTTTGCTTTATCGAcaccattttaattaaatttataacaGTTCAACTCAAAATAGGATAAAATTAAAGGTTATTTGAACAACCGCGTGCTAATGTTTACTCGGTTCGATTCGGGAacacagagggcctaccgcgaaccacgttcgatgtgttgtttccttgtcacacttacgtacgaatgtataagtgcgacagagaggcaacacgtcaaacgtggttcgcggtagaccctacCTACAGTGAACACACATGACAATAtcatagacctatataatagggacaagacatattgttctatacgtacaattgcttatagaaatagcacccattttgacggcacacacacaaatatatatctatctcgtttttactcagtactgtaacccatagcaaaaaaaggtgacagtatttcagtacggacataaagtgttccatgaaaatacgtaaatacctaatgcggccgaaaatccgccatgtttagtcacccaaatgtcattgtctgtcagttcagccggtacttgtcctgtcaaaaagtcgtggtgaaaattaaaattattaattatctttcaatattttgcttgtgattgaaaataattgaagccaaatgtgaataattacgtcgcgaatatgccagtgtgtagtgtattagggtgcggcataagaaaaccaccaaatcagccatctttaaccatacacaggtacgctataatttacatgaaaaatattggttattgttaatgttcctgggaaattgaaggatgtttcacattataaatagcaaggttcttctgtgcagttatagatcatgaagtgattggatttatttaactatatttttacgcttaaataatgtaaacatttcagctagggttgtactttatttatcgactttgatatcgatatattatgattgcctatttatattttcttattttatcatgctaccccgcttcaaaccaactaaattatcttaatttaataattaaatcatttttatagcttaccaagaaatgaacataaaaagaaagagctggagatggagaccatgaccgactctcgggagcactcgggtccgtggggtcgttactccacaagctgccctgcgggcttttttatatcattattaaagttttttttatataattcgacattaagagaccatatacatatagttgtaatttataaaatggttaatgtattgttattatttttgcttgtatgtaaattcaatgttgacgtataaaactgcccttgtggcctatttgctgaataaatgttgaagaagttgaagagcggaagtcattccttatttttgtaataaaaaaatgttctgaaggtgttttgtttttttttacccgtcgcttaataagcttgaattttgtatcgctctcacttatagatacggcgcaccaaggtcgaggtgcagttcggtagtgtgttacagacttcagggttagcaacacaacacaattgattgtaatagagaggtaaagtccaagaaaaacacgtacacttattctgacatccaaaacagatggcgctgtactgcgccatgtgttttgcggtcactaagttgtcaaacgtcaacttttagtgttaccgcaaaaatcgcaatatgtattgagtagtacagcgtcatctcgtttacctgtcaaatttgaaacacgaaattgtcttagactccacacatcttaggccaagcgcgcaccacgactttttgtcgcgcgataatttagtcgcagaaatgtaacgtatgtgtttatatggcagtgcgcgcatatgcgacaaaaaaatcgcagcgattttaaaattgtgatttgtcacatttttccgcgactgctcgcgacgcgattgtcgcaaagtgaattgcggcatacggagttgtatggccccgcgcgcactgcgataataaaatcgcacccggacccaaagaatataatactcactaggagaagaacggtaactccatacaaaaaaatgtccccaaccgtttatacgtttatactagtggcgccgtctttgtgtaccaatggaactaaagttgacaaccggt encodes:
- the LOC134791428 gene encoding nibrin; protein product: MWCLISQIDSRVIYIVVEGNNVTVGRTLDSQCGSFAVIEDASISRKHACLSIVQDNLYLQDLGSRYGTFLNQTSERLGVTSKVQIKHNDVVRFGKLNSVWTVQEIKHVTCTSTLKGENLHNLRIVLDKIGASLKSDWDDTCTYLTMPAITLTIKVVLALAQGSYIVTPQFWNDVLHAVTVSTTLPNPKNFTPQVIESTINKEDVMFLPDERRSKLFTGKTFIFFSRRQLEMYKQVLLKSSATPLLLSESKMTKSMLVSPDVVVIQYNIGNTSQESQAQRNMLNDIINYLNSKGKRAVADAEIGLAILYCSTEKYCNPEFSFTSEVFRQPTTSNNKKMEILAQDTQETQRLQCKKENVMINESLTPKHSSFNTSTVVNTDNVSAKRKLTEDISDNVMNLNKKVATTPMHQSMNADGAKRKLTDEEAQGNQNKKMALDTSESNDDAFNFINPTTNSEKSTKETEKKLNFFKPARKNVDTAENDDDLFNFVQDTTKSSNSKQLSIKKMFETRTQTSKETPQGNSSTVQNTNALKKEESDEEELHSRMSDLDLGSTIVKVRRDLIVKKELLKIEDYTDQGKNFKKFKKVWPIKMQVTIIPKSSMSIIKPEGFDVNEISSLTTSDTE
- the LOC134791435 gene encoding ribosomal L1 domain-containing protein CG13096-like isoform X2, with product MVSIKQTSVKKAKRDKIQKPTKIEKKKATEVVKKPAKKILKENVKDIVKAVTPVKASEAVKSSKKSKYVMPSKYITEELVVKCLSALQQLSENHKNKNTLLEDETVIFAEIHCMKIQNTSANIKLVLPHSTAASTGEVCLITPDLKKGRKIDHEPTVDHWEEILRQAGITQVKTVLPVRQLKVEYDQFELKRRLMTQHDFIMVDTRVQSHVSHMLGKMFFKKHNMLIPVRINEKRDLKKQIDVGLRTVMLRLPEGTTSVVNIGHTGMSQKALKENILSLVDQLKVRYPGGEPNIRAINIKLPTSMSLPLYLSLRSSNAVNTPKLKQKKPKNFSILEDELTTLHDGVVRVAPDGTVKVRREQINKKNTR
- the LOC134791435 gene encoding ribosomal L1 domain-containing protein CG13096-like isoform X1: MVSIKQTSVKKAKRDKIQKPTKIEKKKATEVVKKPAKKILKENVKDIVKAVTPVKASEAVKSSKKSKYVMPSKYITEELVVKCLSALQQLSENHKNKNTLLEDETVIFAEIHCMKIQNTSANIKLVLPHSTAASTGEVCLITPDLKKGRKIDHEPTVDHWEEILRQAGITQVKTVLPVRQLKVEYDQFELKRRLMTQHDFIMVDTRVQSHVSHMLGKMFFKKHNMLIPVRINEKRDLKKQIDVGLRTVMLRLPEGTTSVVNIGHTGMSQKALKENILSLVDQLKVRYPGGEPNIRAINIKLPTSMSLPLYLSLRSSNAVNTPKLKQKKPKNFSILEDELTTLHDGVVRVAPDGTVKVRREQINKKNTSDTEEEAEDVEEMEEDEEGEKEEPAEDSD